One part of the Marinobacter sp. M3C genome encodes these proteins:
- a CDS encoding HlyC/CorC family transporter: MNETSLTALFITLAGLILLSAFFSSSETGMMSLNRYRLKHMAQTGHKGAKRAHRLLQRTDQLIGVILIGNNFVNIFASAIATVIAIRIWGDAGIAIATVLLTIVILIFAEVTPKTLAALFPEKIAFPASYVLAPLLKILYPVVWAVNLLTGGILKVLRVSPEDIANDHLSREELRTLVNEAGALIPAKHKDMLVSILDLEKVTVTDIMVPRNEVVGIDLDDDLDSILRLLRNSQHTRLPVYKGDINEIQGILHLRNTTKLLQKDDLNKDMIVQLCTEPYFVPESTPLNTQLINFQKGRRRFGIVVDEYGEVLGLATLEDILEEIVGEFTTDYASTSPDIIPQDNGTYIIDGTASLRVINKSLSWKLPLDGPKTLNGLITETLENIPDSNVCLRVGGHRVEVLQIKDNVVKAAIVHPKKRKKRGLGR; encoded by the coding sequence TTGAACGAAACATCGCTGACCGCGCTGTTTATTACACTCGCCGGACTGATTCTATTATCGGCCTTCTTTTCCAGCTCTGAAACCGGAATGATGTCGCTGAACCGGTATCGCCTGAAGCACATGGCGCAAACCGGTCACAAAGGTGCCAAGCGCGCCCACAGACTTCTGCAACGAACCGATCAGCTGATCGGCGTTATCCTGATTGGCAACAACTTCGTTAACATCTTTGCCTCGGCCATTGCCACGGTGATTGCGATACGCATCTGGGGCGACGCCGGCATTGCCATAGCAACGGTGTTGCTGACCATTGTTATTTTGATTTTTGCGGAAGTGACGCCCAAAACCCTGGCCGCGCTGTTTCCAGAAAAAATCGCCTTTCCTGCCAGCTATGTGCTCGCTCCGCTGCTAAAAATACTTTACCCGGTGGTATGGGCGGTAAACCTGCTTACCGGTGGCATTTTGAAAGTGCTGCGGGTGTCACCGGAAGACATCGCCAACGATCACCTCAGCCGCGAGGAGCTGCGCACCCTGGTGAACGAAGCCGGTGCGCTGATTCCAGCCAAGCACAAGGATATGCTGGTAAGCATACTGGACCTGGAAAAAGTGACCGTGACGGACATTATGGTGCCCCGAAACGAAGTCGTCGGGATTGATCTGGATGACGACCTGGACAGTATTCTGCGCCTGTTACGCAACAGTCAGCACACCCGCCTGCCGGTTTATAAAGGCGACATTAATGAAATTCAGGGCATTCTGCATTTGCGCAACACCACCAAACTGCTGCAAAAAGATGACTTGAATAAAGACATGATTGTACAGCTGTGCACCGAGCCTTACTTTGTTCCGGAAAGCACACCTTTGAACACCCAGTTGATTAACTTTCAGAAGGGTCGCCGTCGCTTTGGCATTGTCGTAGACGAATACGGCGAAGTACTGGGCCTAGCCACGCTGGAAGACATTCTTGAAGAAATTGTGGGCGAATTCACCACCGACTATGCATCCACCAGCCCAGACATTATTCCCCAGGATAACGGTACCTATATTATTGACGGCACAGCTTCTCTGCGGGTAATTAACAAAAGTTTGTCCTGGAAATTGCCATTGGATGGCCCTAAAACCCTAAACGGGTTGATTACCGAAACTCTGGAGAACATTCCCGACAGCAACGTGTGCCTGAGAGTTGGCGGGCATCGAGTTGAAGTGCTACAGATTAAGGATAATGTTGTGAAGGCGGCCATTGTGCATCCCAAAAAACGCAAGAAACGCGGGCTTGGCCGCTGA